A region from the Achromobacter seleniivolatilans genome encodes:
- the nuoH gene encoding NADH-quinone oxidoreductase subunit NuoH: MEWLNVLEGHGQALLGPTAWLVVWTLIKIVIIAVPIILCVAYLTYWERKMIGAMHVRVGPNRVGFKGLLQPFADVFKLLTKEVIVPSQANKVLFVVAPVVTLMPALAAWAVVPFGPDIVLANVNAGLLYIMAITSIGVYGVIVAGWASNSKYAFLGALRASAQMLSYELAIGFVLVTVLLVSGSLNMSEIVNVQNRGWFADKGLTFMSWNWLPLLPLFVIYVVAIVAETNRHPFDVVEGESEIVAGHMVEYSGMAFALFFLGEYANMILLSCMASIMFLGGWASPIDIVPLTWIPGWIWLGLKTFFVVSLFVWFRASFPRYRYDQIMRLGWKIFIPLTGVWLVVVAIWMQTPWNIWR, encoded by the coding sequence ATGGAATGGCTTAATGTTCTTGAGGGCCACGGGCAGGCTCTGCTGGGCCCGACGGCCTGGCTGGTTGTCTGGACCCTCATCAAGATTGTGATCATCGCCGTGCCGATCATTCTGTGCGTCGCGTACCTGACGTACTGGGAACGTAAGATGATCGGCGCCATGCACGTTCGCGTGGGCCCGAACCGCGTGGGTTTCAAGGGGTTGCTGCAACCTTTTGCCGACGTGTTCAAGCTGCTGACGAAGGAAGTCATCGTCCCCAGCCAAGCCAACAAGGTGCTGTTTGTCGTGGCCCCCGTGGTCACGCTGATGCCTGCGCTGGCGGCTTGGGCCGTGGTGCCGTTTGGTCCTGACATCGTGTTGGCCAACGTCAATGCCGGCTTGCTGTACATCATGGCCATCACGTCCATCGGCGTGTACGGCGTGATCGTGGCGGGCTGGGCGTCGAACTCCAAGTACGCGTTCCTGGGCGCCTTGCGCGCATCGGCGCAGATGCTGTCGTATGAACTGGCCATCGGCTTCGTGCTGGTGACGGTTCTGCTGGTGTCTGGCAGCCTGAACATGTCCGAGATCGTCAACGTTCAGAACCGCGGCTGGTTTGCCGATAAGGGCCTGACGTTCATGTCCTGGAACTGGCTGCCGCTGCTGCCGCTGTTCGTGATCTACGTTGTCGCTATCGTGGCCGAAACCAACCGTCACCCGTTTGACGTGGTGGAAGGCGAATCGGAAATCGTGGCCGGCCACATGGTCGAGTACTCGGGTATGGCTTTCGCCCTGTTCTTCCTGGGTGAGTACGCCAACATGATTCTGCTGTCCTGCATGGCATCGATCATGTTCCTGGGCGGCTGGGCTTCCCCGATCGACATCGTGCCGCTGACCTGGATTCCGGGCTGGATCTGGCTGGGTCTGAAGACGTTCTTCGTGGTCTCGTTGTTTGTGTGGTTCCGGGCTTCGTTCCCGCGCTACCGCTATGACCAGATCATGCGTTTGGGTTGGAAAATCTTCATCCCGCTGACCGGCGTTTGGCTGGTCGTGGTGGCGATCTGGATGCAGACGCCCTGGAACATTTGGCGCTAA
- the nuoG gene encoding NADH-quinone oxidoreductase subunit NuoG, translated as MVELTVDGNQVEVPEGSMVMHAAQKVGLYVPHFCYHKKLSIAANCRMCLVEVEKAPKALPACATPVTNGMVVHTCSEKARAAQKSVMEFLLINHPLDCPICDQGGECQLQDLAVGYGGSSSRYQEEKRVVFHKDLGPLVSAEEMSRCIHCTRCVRFGQEIAGVMELGMLGRGEHSEITTFVGRSIESELSGNMIDICPVGALTSKPFRYSARTWELARRRSVSPHDSLGANLVVQVKGDRVMRVVPFEDEAVNECWISDRDRFSYEGLNSEDRLSAPMIKGTDGKWQEASWADALQAVAQGLSRVRDSFGAGQIGALASEYATTEEYALLGRLVRALGSENIDFRLRQTDPAFDAALTGAPWLGMPIAELDNLDRVLVVGSFLRKDHPLMAQRLRQAAKRGTQILMVDSAADDPLMPVTARITVAPSELARALAEVAVALAQAKDQAVPAEFASVTPGENAKIIAASLASGANTAVLLGNLAVASSQASTLAANGRAVANLAGGKFGFLTSGGNTVGGYLAGAVPGKGGKSAAAMLAEPLKAYVVLHAEPLLDADNGQQAIAALRGAQFAVALTPYRSAAAEWADVMLPVSPFTETSGTYVNAQGLAQSFKGTVTPLGQTRPGWKVLRVLGNVLHLAGFDDETSESVRDAALAGGIDGRLSNDIKAPLGLGQAATGLERVADVPIYRTDAMVRRSEPLQASPASKKPAAAMNGRTLTSLGLTAGVKVRVTGSQGAVELETVQDDAVADRAVRISAAFENTAALGGAFGQISVERA; from the coding sequence ATGGTTGAACTAACCGTCGACGGCAATCAGGTCGAAGTGCCCGAAGGCAGCATGGTGATGCATGCCGCTCAGAAAGTCGGGCTTTACGTGCCGCATTTCTGCTACCACAAGAAACTGTCCATCGCGGCCAACTGCCGGATGTGCCTGGTTGAAGTGGAAAAAGCGCCCAAGGCGCTGCCCGCCTGCGCCACGCCCGTGACTAACGGCATGGTCGTCCACACCTGCTCTGAGAAGGCTCGCGCCGCTCAGAAGTCGGTGATGGAATTCTTGCTCATCAATCACCCCCTTGACTGCCCGATCTGCGATCAGGGCGGCGAATGCCAGCTGCAAGATCTGGCTGTGGGCTACGGCGGCTCTTCCTCGCGTTACCAAGAGGAAAAGCGTGTCGTGTTCCACAAGGACCTGGGTCCGCTGGTTTCCGCCGAGGAAATGAGCCGGTGCATTCACTGCACCCGCTGCGTGCGCTTTGGCCAGGAAATCGCCGGCGTCATGGAACTCGGCATGCTGGGCCGTGGCGAACACTCCGAGATCACGACGTTTGTCGGCCGTTCGATCGAGTCCGAACTGTCGGGCAACATGATCGACATCTGTCCGGTGGGCGCGCTGACCTCCAAGCCCTTCCGCTACAGCGCGCGCACCTGGGAACTGGCTCGCCGCCGTTCGGTCAGCCCGCACGATAGCCTGGGCGCCAACTTGGTGGTCCAGGTCAAGGGCGACCGCGTGATGCGTGTGGTCCCGTTCGAAGACGAAGCCGTCAACGAATGCTGGATCAGCGACCGCGATCGTTTCTCGTACGAAGGTCTGAATAGCGAAGACCGTCTGTCCGCCCCGATGATCAAGGGCACCGACGGCAAGTGGCAAGAGGCCTCCTGGGCCGACGCGCTGCAAGCCGTAGCTCAAGGTCTGTCGCGCGTTCGTGATAGCTTTGGCGCTGGCCAGATTGGCGCGCTGGCATCCGAATACGCCACGACCGAAGAGTACGCGCTGCTGGGCCGTCTGGTCCGCGCGCTGGGCTCCGAGAACATCGACTTCCGCCTGCGCCAGACCGACCCGGCTTTTGACGCCGCGTTGACGGGCGCACCGTGGCTGGGCATGCCGATCGCTGAACTCGACAACCTGGACCGCGTCCTGGTCGTTGGCTCGTTCTTGCGCAAGGATCACCCGCTGATGGCGCAACGTCTGCGCCAAGCTGCCAAGCGCGGCACGCAAATCCTGATGGTCGACAGCGCCGCTGACGATCCTCTGATGCCCGTGACTGCCCGCATCACGGTGGCGCCGTCCGAACTGGCGCGCGCGCTGGCTGAAGTGGCCGTTGCCCTGGCGCAAGCCAAGGATCAGGCTGTGCCGGCCGAATTCGCTTCGGTCACCCCGGGCGAAAATGCCAAGATCATCGCCGCCAGCCTGGCTTCCGGCGCCAACACTGCTGTGCTGCTGGGCAACCTGGCCGTGGCAAGCAGCCAGGCCTCGACCCTGGCCGCCAACGGCCGTGCCGTGGCGAATCTGGCCGGTGGCAAGTTCGGCTTCCTGACCTCTGGCGGCAACACCGTCGGCGGTTACCTGGCCGGTGCTGTCCCGGGCAAGGGCGGCAAGTCCGCCGCTGCCATGCTCGCCGAACCGCTGAAGGCTTATGTGGTGTTGCACGCCGAACCGCTGCTGGATGCCGATAACGGCCAGCAAGCGATCGCCGCGCTGCGTGGCGCGCAATTCGCAGTTGCCTTGACGCCTTACCGCTCGGCCGCGGCCGAATGGGCCGACGTCATGCTGCCTGTGTCGCCGTTCACTGAAACGTCGGGCACCTACGTCAACGCGCAAGGTCTGGCCCAGAGCTTCAAGGGCACGGTCACGCCGTTGGGTCAGACGCGTCCGGGCTGGAAGGTCCTGCGCGTGCTGGGCAACGTCCTGCACCTGGCTGGTTTTGACGACGAAACGTCGGAATCCGTGCGCGACGCCGCGCTGGCTGGCGGCATCGACGGCCGCCTGTCCAACGACATCAAGGCCCCGCTGGGCCTGGGTCAGGCCGCAACCGGTCTGGAACGCGTTGCCGACGTGCCGATCTACCGCACTGATGCCATGGTTCGCCGTTCGGAGCCGCTGCAAGCGTCTCCGGCCTCGAAGAAGCCGGCCGCTGCCATGAATGGCCGCACGCTTACCAGCCTGGGCCTGACGGCCGGGGTCAAGGTCCGCGTGACGGGTTCGCAGGGCGCTGTTGAGCTTGAAACCGTGCAGGATGATGCCGTGGCCGATCGCGCCGTGCGCATTTCCGCAGCCTTTGAAAACACCGCAGCCCTGGGTGGCGCATTCGGTCAAATCAGCGTGGAGCGTGCCTGA
- the nuoF gene encoding NADH-quinone oxidoreductase subunit NuoF has product MNAPDLYKQFAQGLEPDPLNDPSNSMCLHGRHITPQIMADVDGANWRLEDYVKRGGYEALKKILTTGLKPEDVIAEVKASGLRGRGGAGFPTGLKWSFMPRAFPGQKYLVCNSDEGEPGTFKDRDILRFNPHIVIEGMAIAAYAMGISVGYNYIHGEIFEVYERFEEALEEARAAGFLGDKILGSDYSFQLHAFHGYGAYICGEETALLESLEGKKGQPRFKPPFPASFGLYGKPTTINNTETFAAVPWIIRNGGQAYLEVGKPNNGGTKLFSITGDVERPGNYEIPLGTPFSKLLELAGGMRGGKKLKAVIPGGSSAPVLPADIIMECTMDYDSIAKAGSMLGSGAVIVMDETRCMVKSLLRLSYFYFEESCGQCTPCREGTGWLYRMVHRIENGHGRPEDLDLLDNVAGNIMGRTICALGDAAAMPVRGFLKHFRDEFAHHIEHKSCVVPQYL; this is encoded by the coding sequence ATGAACGCGCCGGATCTGTACAAACAGTTCGCGCAAGGGCTGGAGCCCGACCCGCTGAACGACCCGTCCAACTCCATGTGCCTGCATGGCCGGCACATCACGCCGCAGATCATGGCTGACGTCGACGGCGCCAACTGGCGCCTGGAAGACTACGTCAAGCGCGGCGGCTACGAAGCCCTGAAGAAGATCCTGACTACCGGCCTGAAGCCGGAAGACGTGATTGCTGAGGTCAAGGCATCGGGTCTGCGCGGCCGTGGCGGCGCTGGTTTCCCGACCGGCCTGAAGTGGAGCTTCATGCCTCGCGCGTTCCCGGGCCAAAAGTACCTGGTCTGCAACTCGGACGAAGGCGAGCCGGGCACGTTCAAGGACCGCGACATCCTGCGTTTCAATCCGCACATCGTGATTGAAGGCATGGCGATCGCGGCCTACGCCATGGGCATCAGCGTCGGCTACAACTACATCCACGGCGAAATCTTCGAAGTCTACGAGCGCTTCGAAGAAGCGCTGGAAGAGGCGCGCGCCGCCGGCTTCCTGGGCGACAAGATCCTGGGTTCGGACTACAGCTTCCAGCTGCACGCGTTCCACGGCTACGGCGCCTACATCTGCGGCGAAGAAACCGCGCTGTTGGAATCGCTGGAAGGCAAGAAGGGCCAACCGCGCTTCAAGCCGCCGTTCCCGGCCAGCTTTGGCCTGTACGGCAAGCCCACCACGATCAACAACACGGAAACGTTCGCGGCAGTGCCGTGGATTATCCGTAACGGCGGCCAGGCTTACCTGGAAGTCGGCAAGCCGAACAACGGCGGCACCAAGCTGTTCTCGATCACTGGCGACGTCGAACGTCCCGGCAATTACGAGATTCCGCTGGGCACCCCGTTCTCGAAGCTGTTGGAACTGGCTGGCGGCATGCGCGGCGGCAAGAAACTGAAGGCCGTGATCCCTGGCGGGTCCAGCGCCCCGGTGCTGCCTGCCGACATCATCATGGAATGCACGATGGACTATGACTCCATCGCCAAGGCCGGCTCGATGCTGGGTTCTGGCGCTGTGATCGTCATGGACGAGACGCGCTGCATGGTGAAGTCGCTGTTGCGCCTGTCTTACTTCTACTTCGAGGAAAGCTGCGGCCAGTGCACGCCGTGCCGTGAAGGCACCGGCTGGCTCTACCGCATGGTGCACCGCATCGAAAACGGTCACGGCCGTCCGGAAGATCTGGACTTGCTGGACAACGTGGCAGGCAACATCATGGGCCGCACCATCTGCGCCCTGGGTGACGCCGCCGCCATGCCCGTCCGTGGCTTCCTCAAGCATTTTCGCGACGAATTCGCGCACCACATCGAGCATAAGTCTTGTGTGGTCCCGCAATATCTGTAG
- the nuoE gene encoding NADH-quinone oxidoreductase subunit NuoE, whose product MLLSEQAYQKIDRELAKFPGDQRQSAIMASLAIAQEEKGWLATETIEDVANYIGVPPIAVQEVATFYNMFDVKPVGKNKIAVCTNLPCALRDGDRAGEYLKRKLGVDYRQTTADGQFTLVEGECMGACGDSPVLIVNNKHMCVRMTDEKLDALVAALKVQGESA is encoded by the coding sequence ATGCTGCTTTCCGAACAGGCCTACCAGAAAATCGACCGAGAACTCGCGAAGTTCCCGGGCGACCAGCGGCAGTCCGCCATCATGGCCTCGCTTGCCATCGCGCAAGAAGAGAAGGGCTGGTTGGCTACCGAAACCATTGAAGATGTCGCCAACTACATTGGGGTTCCGCCTATCGCGGTCCAAGAAGTTGCCACCTTCTACAACATGTTCGACGTCAAGCCCGTCGGCAAGAACAAGATCGCCGTCTGCACGAACCTGCCCTGTGCCTTGCGCGATGGCGACCGTGCCGGTGAATACCTCAAGCGCAAGCTGGGCGTTGACTATCGCCAAACCACCGCCGACGGCCAGTTCACGCTGGTTGAAGGCGAATGCATGGGCGCTTGCGGCGATTCCCCCGTGCTGATCGTGAACAACAAGCATATGTGCGTGCGCATGACCGACGAGAAGCTGGACGCGCTGGTCGCGGCCCTCAAGGTGCAAGGAGAGTCGGCATGA
- a CDS encoding NADH-quinone oxidoreductase subunit D, producing the protein MAEIKNYTLNFGPQHPAAHGVLRLVLELDGEVIQRADPHIGLLHRATEKLAEHKTYIQALPYMDRLDYVSMMCNEHAYVMAIEKLLGVEAPLRAQYIRVMFDEITRLLNHLMSLGSHALDVGAMAVFLYAFREREDLMDCYEAVSGARMHAAYYRPGGVYRDLPDTMPQYGDTSKYRGDKEMRIMNDARSGSLLDFIEDFTNRFPACVDEYETLLTDNRIWKQRLVGIGVVDPDRAKALGFTGPMLRGSGVAWDLRKTQPYEVYDLLDFNIPVGVNGDCYDRYLVRIAEMRESNRIIRQCVEWLRNNPGPVMIENHKIAPPKRTAMKTNMEELIHHFKLFTEGFHVPPGEAYASVEHPKGEFGIYMVSDGANKPYRLKIRAPGFVHLQALDEMSRGHMIADAVTIIGTQDIVFGEIDR; encoded by the coding sequence ATGGCAGAAATCAAGAACTACACGCTCAACTTCGGTCCCCAACACCCGGCCGCGCACGGTGTGCTGCGTCTGGTGCTGGAGCTGGACGGCGAAGTGATCCAACGCGCCGATCCGCACATCGGCCTGTTGCATCGCGCCACCGAAAAGCTGGCCGAACACAAGACCTACATCCAGGCGTTGCCCTACATGGACCGCCTGGACTACGTGTCCATGATGTGCAATGAGCACGCTTACGTCATGGCCATCGAAAAGCTGCTGGGCGTTGAAGCTCCGCTGCGCGCGCAGTACATCCGCGTGATGTTCGATGAAATCACGCGTCTGCTGAATCACCTGATGTCGCTGGGCTCGCACGCGCTGGACGTGGGCGCGATGGCGGTGTTCCTGTATGCCTTCCGTGAACGCGAAGACCTGATGGACTGCTACGAAGCGGTCTCGGGCGCGCGCATGCACGCGGCCTACTACCGTCCGGGCGGTGTCTACCGCGACCTGCCGGACACGATGCCCCAGTACGGCGACACCAGCAAGTACCGCGGCGACAAAGAAATGCGCATCATGAATGACGCGCGTTCGGGTTCGCTGCTGGACTTCATCGAAGACTTCACCAACCGTTTCCCGGCTTGCGTGGACGAATACGAAACGCTGCTGACCGACAACCGCATCTGGAAGCAACGTCTGGTGGGCATCGGTGTGGTTGATCCCGATCGCGCCAAGGCGCTGGGCTTTACCGGCCCGATGCTGCGTGGCTCGGGCGTGGCCTGGGACTTGCGCAAGACGCAACCCTACGAAGTCTACGACCTGCTTGATTTCAACATCCCCGTGGGTGTGAACGGCGATTGCTACGACCGCTATCTGGTCCGTATCGCCGAAATGCGCGAGAGCAACCGCATCATCCGCCAGTGCGTGGAATGGCTGCGTAACAACCCGGGCCCGGTCATGATCGAGAACCACAAGATCGCACCGCCCAAGCGCACCGCCATGAAGACCAACATGGAAGAGCTGATTCACCACTTCAAGCTCTTCACGGAAGGTTTCCACGTTCCTCCCGGCGAAGCCTATGCCTCGGTGGAACACCCGAAGGGCGAATTCGGCATCTATATGGTGTCCGACGGCGCCAACAAGCCGTACCGCCTGAAGATTCGGGCCCCCGGCTTTGTCCACCTGCAAGCGCTGGATGAAATGTCGCGCGGTCACATGATCGCCGACGCCGTCACCATCATTGGTACGCAGGACATCGTTTTCGGCGAAATCGATCGCTGA
- a CDS encoding NADH-quinone oxidoreductase subunit C, whose protein sequence is MMTRLETLKNNLQTTLGADIALTEALGELTLEVPAQQWFSVCNKLRTEAGLQFETCIDLCGVDYLTWGNGTRQLPEETSTKIHRARFAVVIHLLSIENNWRLRVRTWATDDEFPIVASLMDCWPTVGWFEREAFDLYGIVFEGHPDLRRILTDYGFIGHPFRKDFPLSGTVEMRYDPEQRRVIYQPVTIDPREITPRVVREDSYGLGR, encoded by the coding sequence ATGATGACCAGGCTCGAAACCCTGAAAAACAATTTGCAGACCACCCTCGGCGCGGATATCGCGCTGACCGAGGCGTTGGGCGAGCTGACGCTCGAAGTGCCCGCGCAACAGTGGTTCTCCGTCTGCAATAAGCTGCGCACCGAAGCCGGTCTGCAGTTTGAAACCTGTATCGACCTCTGTGGCGTCGACTACCTGACGTGGGGCAACGGCACGCGCCAACTGCCCGAGGAAACCAGCACCAAGATTCACCGCGCGCGTTTCGCTGTGGTGATTCATCTGCTGTCGATCGAAAACAACTGGCGTTTGCGTGTCCGCACGTGGGCCACCGACGACGAATTCCCGATCGTGGCATCGCTGATGGATTGCTGGCCGACCGTGGGCTGGTTCGAGCGCGAAGCCTTCGATCTGTATGGCATCGTCTTCGAAGGCCACCCGGACCTGCGCCGCATCCTGACCGACTATGGCTTCATCGGCCATCCGTTCCGCAAGGACTTCCCGCTGTCGGGCACCGTCGAAATGCGTTACGACCCCGAACAACGGCGCGTCATTTACCAGCCGGTCACGATCGATCCGCGCGAGATCACCCCGCGCGTGGTCCGCGAAGACTCCTACGGCTTGGGGCGTTAA
- a CDS encoding NuoB/complex I 20 kDa subunit family protein, whose amino-acid sequence MAIDGILKQGFITTSADKFLNWAKTGSMWPMTFGLACCAVEMMHAGAARYDLDQFGIIFRPSPRQSDLMIVAGTLCNKMAPALRKVYDQMPEPRWVVSMGSCANGGGYYHYSYSVVRGCDRIVPVDVYVPGCPPTAEALVYGLLQMQNKIRLTNTIAR is encoded by the coding sequence ATGGCTATAGACGGCATTCTCAAGCAAGGGTTCATCACAACCAGCGCCGACAAGTTCCTTAATTGGGCGAAGACCGGCTCCATGTGGCCCATGACCTTCGGTCTGGCCTGTTGCGCGGTTGAGATGATGCACGCGGGCGCGGCCCGTTATGACCTGGATCAGTTCGGCATCATCTTCCGGCCCAGTCCGCGTCAGTCCGATCTGATGATCGTTGCTGGCACGCTGTGCAACAAGATGGCGCCGGCGCTGCGTAAGGTTTATGACCAGATGCCCGAACCGCGTTGGGTGGTTTCGATGGGCTCCTGTGCCAATGGCGGCGGTTACTACCACTACTCGTATTCAGTGGTCCGTGGCTGCGATCGCATCGTACCGGTAGACGTCTACGTGCCGGGCTGCCCGCCCACGGCCGAGGCGCTGGTCTACGGCTTGCTGCAGATGCAGAACAAGATTCGTCTGACCAACACGATTGCGCGCTGA
- a CDS encoding NADH-quinone oxidoreductase subunit A, with product MNLQQYFPVLLFIVVATLIGFALLTAGSLLGPRRPYAEKLSPYECGFEAFEDARMKFDVRYYLVAILFILFDLEIAFLFPWAIAQGTVGLVGFWTVMVFLAVLTVGFIYEWKKGALDWE from the coding sequence ATGAACCTGCAACAGTATTTTCCCGTCCTGCTGTTTATCGTAGTGGCCACCCTTATCGGGTTCGCGCTTCTAACGGCCGGCTCCCTCCTTGGCCCGCGGCGTCCATACGCTGAGAAGCTGTCGCCCTATGAGTGCGGCTTCGAAGCGTTTGAAGACGCTCGCATGAAGTTTGACGTGCGCTACTACTTGGTGGCGATTTTGTTCATTCTTTTTGACCTGGAAATCGCGTTCCTGTTCCCGTGGGCTATCGCCCAAGGCACAGTCGGGCTCGTCGGTTTCTGGACGGTCATGGTTTTCCTAGCCGTGTTGACCGTCGGCTTCATCTACGAATGGAAAAAGGGCGCGCTGGACTGGGAATAA
- a CDS encoding porin, translating into MKKTLLAAALLAGFAGVAQAETSVTLYGIIDTGLGYNKISGSAVESANGSRFGMINGVQNGSRWGLRGSEDLGDGLRAVFQLESGFNSGNGNSAQGGRLFGRQATVGLASDSWGQLDFGRQTNIASKYFGSIDPFGAGFGQANIGVALSAANTNRYDNMVMYQTPSFSGFQFGIGYSFNVNDNTAGQTGFKTADNTRAITTGLRYVNGPVNVALTYDQLNASNKLSYAATEATPRQYAIGGSYDFEVVKLALAYARTTDGWFAGQSVDTNIGGVNFGSNAFADGFKANSYMVGLSAPIGGASSLFGSWQMVDPSNDKLTGGDKTTNVFSLGYTYDLSKRTNLYTYGSYAKNYAFVDGLKSTAVGVGIRHRF; encoded by the coding sequence ATGAAAAAGACTCTGCTCGCTGCCGCCCTGCTCGCCGGTTTTGCCGGTGTCGCCCAGGCAGAAACGTCTGTCACCCTGTACGGCATCATCGACACGGGCCTCGGCTACAACAAGATCAGCGGCTCGGCCGTTGAGTCCGCCAATGGCAGCCGTTTTGGCATGATCAACGGCGTCCAGAACGGTTCGCGCTGGGGTCTGCGTGGTTCGGAAGACCTGGGTGACGGCTTGCGCGCTGTTTTCCAACTGGAATCGGGTTTCAACTCCGGTAACGGCAATTCCGCTCAAGGCGGCCGCCTGTTCGGTCGTCAAGCCACCGTCGGTCTGGCCAGCGACAGCTGGGGCCAACTGGACTTCGGTCGTCAAACCAACATCGCGTCGAAGTACTTCGGCTCGATCGATCCGTTTGGCGCTGGCTTCGGTCAAGCTAACATCGGCGTGGCTCTGAGCGCCGCCAACACCAACCGCTACGACAACATGGTCATGTATCAGACCCCGTCGTTCAGCGGCTTCCAGTTCGGTATTGGCTACTCGTTCAACGTGAACGACAACACCGCTGGTCAAACCGGCTTCAAGACCGCCGACAACACCCGCGCCATCACGACCGGCCTGCGTTACGTCAATGGTCCCGTGAACGTCGCTCTGACGTATGACCAACTGAATGCTTCGAACAAGCTGTCTTACGCTGCTACCGAAGCAACCCCGCGTCAGTACGCCATCGGCGGTTCGTACGACTTTGAAGTCGTCAAGCTGGCTCTGGCCTACGCTCGCACGACCGACGGCTGGTTCGCTGGTCAATCGGTTGACACCAACATCGGCGGCGTGAACTTCGGTTCGAACGCCTTCGCTGACGGCTTCAAGGCCAACTCGTACATGGTCGGCCTGTCCGCCCCGATCGGCGGCGCAAGCAGCCTGTTCGGTTCGTGGCAAATGGTTGACCCCAGCAACGACAAGTTGACTGGCGGCGACAAGACCACCAACGTGTTCTCCTTGGGCTACACGTACGACCTGTCGAAGCGCACCAACCTGTACACGTACGGTTCGTATGCTAAGAACTACGCCTTCGTGGACGGCCTGAAGTCGACCGCTGTCGGCGTCGGCATCCGTCACCGCTTCTAA
- a CDS encoding TetR/AcrR family transcriptional regulator has protein sequence MPTSSARADRNERLSALRRQLILDAAQRVFERDGLEKTTIRAIAKEAGCTTGAIYPWFAGKETIYGALLDESLQRLHSHLADIARAGSARMSARNTIHAFFGYYAERRTDFSLGMYLFQGLGPRGLGRDMDEKLNARLRQCVDLLGFALARTKAWPPEAVAVEQMNCFTYLMGLLLLLHTHRLKSLDQQADALLDNYCLALEQR, from the coding sequence ATGCCCACCTCTTCCGCCCGCGCCGACCGCAATGAACGCCTAAGCGCATTACGCCGGCAATTGATCCTGGATGCCGCCCAACGGGTGTTCGAACGCGACGGACTGGAAAAAACCACGATCCGGGCGATTGCCAAAGAGGCGGGCTGCACCACGGGCGCCATTTATCCGTGGTTCGCCGGCAAGGAAACCATTTACGGGGCATTGCTGGACGAATCGCTTCAACGATTGCACTCACATCTGGCCGACATTGCCCGCGCGGGTAGTGCACGAATGTCCGCCCGCAACACGATTCATGCGTTTTTTGGCTACTACGCCGAACGGCGGACCGATTTCTCGCTAGGTATGTACCTGTTTCAGGGACTGGGGCCGCGCGGCCTGGGGCGCGATATGGACGAAAAACTCAACGCCCGCCTGCGTCAATGCGTCGACCTGCTGGGTTTTGCGCTGGCCCGGACCAAAGCCTGGCCGCCCGAGGCCGTGGCCGTTGAACAGATGAACTGCTTCACCTATCTGATGGGGCTGTTGCTGTTGCTGCACACCCATCGCTTGAAGTCTCTGGACCAGCAAGCCGACGCCCTGCTGGACAACTATTGCCTCGCCCTGGAACAACGATGA
- a CDS encoding PaaI family thioesterase: MTATAVAAKTDAPLISLADFHILLADQHPFSLLLGIDVVHIGRGTARAVLPARDAHQRLGGIVAGPMLMGLADLAMYAAVVGATGQAHAVTASLTINFLRKSPAGAIYADARLLKVGRLSAGEVLLTGEGSDEPLAHIVSTWSVPKS, encoded by the coding sequence ATGACCGCAACCGCCGTAGCCGCCAAGACAGATGCCCCACTGATCAGCCTGGCTGACTTCCACATTTTGCTGGCCGATCAGCATCCCTTTTCATTGCTGCTGGGCATTGACGTCGTGCACATCGGGCGCGGCACTGCGCGAGCCGTGCTGCCCGCCCGAGACGCCCATCAGCGGTTGGGAGGAATCGTGGCAGGACCGATGCTGATGGGTTTGGCAGACCTGGCGATGTACGCTGCCGTCGTGGGCGCTACCGGTCAGGCCCACGCGGTCACGGCCAGCCTGACCATCAATTTTTTGCGCAAGAGCCCGGCGGGCGCCATTTACGCAGATGCGCGGTTGCTGAAAGTGGGCCGGCTGTCTGCCGGCGAAGTGCTGCTGACTGGCGAGGGCTCGGACGAACCGCTGGCCCATATCGTGAGCACGTGGTCTGTGCCCAAGTCATGA